A stretch of the Rosa rugosa chromosome 5, drRosRugo1.1, whole genome shotgun sequence genome encodes the following:
- the LOC133709951 gene encoding deacetoxyvindoline 4-hydroxylase-like, with translation MVTGKSSDPERLQQLKAFDDSKAGVKGIVDAGITKLPPIFVRPKKDPSVIGDRTVSGHFGIPVVDLAEYNGRRAEVIDQVRRAAESFGFFQVVNHGMPERVMEEMMEAARVFHELPREEKAEYYGREMGMKVKYFSGSTMYKLMFADWKDTLQCNISDELFDPQEIPVVCRDITMEYSKHIHKLGVTLFEFLSEALRIKPDHLKNLDSTMGHMVLSHYYPPCPEPEVTIGTVEHSDPDFMTILLQDQIGGLQVLYQNQWIDVPPVPRALVVNIGDFLQLISNNKFISVNHRVLAKNEGPRISVACFFRPSLENSSRLYGPIKELTSEEKPSVYQETTVKDYVMCHYKSWELNGVSGLEDLKL, from the exons ATGGTCACCGGGAAATCAAGCGACCCAGAGCGTCTGCAGCAGCTGAAGGCCTTCGACGACTCCAAAGCTGGTGTCAAAGGCATCGTCGATGCCGGAATCACCAAACTCCCACCAATTTTCGTCCGTCCAAAGAAAGATCCCTCCGTCATCGGCGATCGTACGGTTTCAGGTCATTTCGGTATCCCTGTAGTGGATCTGGCTGAATATAACGGAAGGCGTGCTGAGGTGATCGACCAAGTCCGGAGGGCAGCAGAGAGCTTTGGGTTCTTCCAGGTGGTGAACCATGGGATGCCCGAGAGAGTGATGGAGGAGATGATGGAGGCGGCGCGTGTGTTTCACGAGCTGCCGAGGGAGGAGAAGGCGGAGTACTATGGTAGGGAGATGGGGATGAAGGTCAAGTATTTCTCTGGCAGTACCATGTATAAGTTGATGTTTGCTGATTGGAAGGACACTTTGCAGTGTAACATAAGTGACGAGCTGTTTGATCCTCAAGAAATTCCTGTCGTTTGCAG AGATATAACTATGGAGTACTCTAAGCACATTCACAAGTTAGGTGTCACCTTATTTGAATTTCTATCTGAGGCGCTTAGGATCAAACCTGATCACCTCAAAAACTTGGATAGCACAATGGGGCATATGGTTCTTAGTCATTACTATCCACCATGCCCCGAGCCTGAAGTGACTATTGGCACTGTCGAACACTCAGATCCTGATTTTATGACCATCCTACTTCAAGACCAAATCGGTGGACTTCAGGTTTTGTACCAAAATCAGTGGATTGATGTTCCTCCTGTACCTAGAGCTCTAGTGGTGAATATCGGAGATTTCTTGCAG CTGATCTCAAACAATAAGTTCATAAGCGTTAATCACAGAGTATTGGCAAAAAATGAAGGTCCAAGAATTTCCGTGGCATGTTTTTTTAGACCTTCACTAGAAAACTCCTCAAGATTATATGGACCAATCAAAGAATTAACATCAGAAGAAAAACCTTCAGTTTATCAGGAAACAACAGTGAAGGATTATGTTATGTGCcacta CAAGAGTTGGGAACTAAATGGGGTCTCCGGGCTAGAAGACTTGAAGCTATAG
- the LOC133711844 gene encoding uncharacterized mitochondrial protein AtMg00810-like, with protein sequence MKLPPGFRRKRENRVCKLHKSLYGLKQASRQWFLKLSGVLKAAGFNQSWSDYSLFVRHTQGRFTALLVYVDDVILAGNNLQDIMETKHFLASHFKLKDMGQLRYFLGIEVARSKQGIVLCQQKYALEVLEDAGFLGAKPSGFPIDQNLVLTQGEGVVLKDASQYRRLVGRLIYLTITRPNLVYAIHILSQFMDNPRQPHLDAAYKVLRYVKQTPGQGILLPSTGQLEIKVYCDADWVRCKDTRRSTTGYCIFLGNAPISWKTKKQGTVSRSSAEPKYRSMATTCCEITWLRSLLRDLNVKHAHAVKLFYDNQAAIHIASNPVFHERTKHIEIDCHVVREKVQRGLVKTMHIRTKEQPADLFTKLLGSKQFSALLSKLGVINIQYSNLRGSIEERNLI encoded by the coding sequence ATGAAGTTGCCTCCTGGTTTCAGACGAAAGAGGGAGAATAGAGTTTGCAAGTTACACAAATCATTGTATGGCCTCAAGCAAGCATCGAGGCAATGGTTTTTGAAACTTTCTGGTGTTCTCAAGGCTGCCGGATTCAATCAGTCTTGGTCTGATTACTCACTCTTCGTCCGACACACTCAAGGTAGATTCACAGCCTTGCTAGTCTATGTTGATGATGTTATACTGGCAGGAAACAACTTACAAGACATCATGGAGACAAAGCACTTCCTTGCAAGTCATTTCAAGCTCAAAGATATGGGTCAGTTAAGGTACTTCCTTGGAATAGAGGTGGCAAGGTCCAAGCAAGGCATTGTTTTATGCCAACAAAAGTATGCATTAGAGGTCCTTGAAGATGCAGGCTTCCTAGGCGCTAAACCATCTGGATTCCCAATTGATCAGAACTTGGTGCTAACGCAAGGTGAAGGAGTCGTTTTAAAGGATGCCTCTCAGTATCGCAGATTAGTTGGAAGGCTCATATACCTCACAATCACGAGACCAAACCTCGTGTATGCTATACATATCCTAAGTCAATTTATGGATAACCCTAGACAACCTCATCTAGATGCAGCTTACAAGGTGTTGAGATATGTTAAGCAGACACCAGGACAAGGAATACTTTTGCCTTCCACTGGACAATTGGAGATCAAGGTGTATTGTGATGCAGACTGGGTACGTTGCAAGGACACAAGAAGATCAACTACTGGGTACTGTATTTTCTTAGGCAACGCACCCATCTCAtggaaaacaaaaaagcaagGAACAGTGtctcgttctagtgcagaacCGAAGTACAGATCTATGGCAACAACATGCTGTGAGATTACGTGGCTTCGAAGTTTATTAAGAGATTTGAATGTTAAACATGCACATGCAGTTAAATTGTTCTATGATAATCAGGCTGCCATTCATATAGCATCAAATCCCGTCTTCCACGAACGCACAAAGCATATTGAGATAGATTGCCATGTTGTGCGGGAAAAAGTACAGAGGGGGCTAGTCAAAACCATGCATATTCGAACAAAGGAACAACCAGCTGACTTGTTCACCAAGCTGCTGGGTTCAAAGCAATTTTCAGCACTattgagcaagttgggtgtaattAACATACAGtactccaacttgagggggagtattgaggAAAGGAATCTCATATGA
- the LOC133711845 gene encoding deacetoxyvindoline 4-hydroxylase-like: protein MVLGKSSDSDRLEQLKAFDESKAGVKGIVDAGITKVPPIFVRPKKDPTTALNHKISGHFSIPVVDLADNEGRSAEVIDQVRRAAESYGLFQVVNHGIPERVMEEMMEATHGFHELPREAKAEYYSRELARNVKYFSGSSLYMLMFADWRDTLQCNISDKQFDPQEIPLVCRDIIMEYSKHAHKLGVILFTLLSEALGLKPDHLKNMDCAEEHVILNHYYPPCPEPELAIGTIEHADPDFLTILLQDQIGGLQVLYQNQWIDVPHVPGALVVNIGDFLQLMSNNKFISVNHRVLAKKEGPRISVACFFRPSLENSSRLYGPIKELTSEEKPPVYRETTMKDYTQCHYKQWEANEVSGLDSLKL from the exons ATGGTCCTGGGAAAATCAAGCGACTCTGATCGTCTGGAGCAGCTGAAGGCCTTCGACGAATCCAAAGCTGGTGTCAAAGGGATCGTCGATGCCGGAATCACCAAAGTCCCACCCATTTTCGTCCGTCCAAAGAAAGATCCCACCACCGCTCTCAACCATAAGAtatctggccatttcagtatTCCAGTGGTTGATCTGGCTGACAATGAAGGAAGATCTGCCGAGGTGATCGACCAAGTCCGGAGGGCCGCAGAGAGCTACGGGTTGTTTCAGGTGGTGAACCATGGGATACCTGAGAGAGTGATGGAGGAGATGATGGAGGCGACGCATGGGTTTCACGAGCTTCCCAGGGAGGCCAAGGCTGAGTACTATAGTAGGGAGCTTGCAAGGAACGTCAAGTACTTCTCTGGCAGTTCCCTCTATATGTTGATGTTTGCTGATTGGAGGGACACTTTGCAGTGTAACATAAGTGACAAGCAGTTCGATCCTCAAGAAATTCCTCTCGTTTGCAG AGATATAATTATGGAGTATTCCAAGCATGCTCACAAATTAGGTGTCATTTTGTTTACATTGCTATCTGAGGCGCTTGGGCTCAAACCTGATCACCTCAAAAACATGGATTGCGCAGAGGAGCATGTGATTCTTAATCATTACTATCCCCCATGCCCGGAACCTGAACTAGCTATTGGTACTATCGAACACGCAGATCCCGATTTTCTGACAATCCTACTTCAAGACCAAATTGGTGGACTCCAGGTTTTGTACCAAAATCAGTGGATTGATGTTCCTCATGTACCTGGAGCTCTGGTGGTGAACATTGGAGATTTCTTGCAG CTAATGTCAAACAATAAGTTCATAAGCGTCAATCACAGAGTATTGGCTAAAAAGGAAGGTCCCAGAATTTCTGTGGCATGTTTTTTCAGACCATCACTAGAAAACTCTTCAAGATTGTATGGGCCAATCAAGGAGTTGACATCAGAAGAAAAACCTCCAGTTTACCGAGAAACAACTATGAAAGATTATACTCAGTGCCACTACAAACAATGGGAAGCAAATGAGGTATCCGGGCTTGACAGCTTGAAGCTGTGA